In Sandaracinaceae bacterium, the following are encoded in one genomic region:
- a CDS encoding VIT and VWA domain-containing protein, with translation MRTAATLGGFLALVSAAAFAPSASAQTATFTIRLRAELEVRDPERPAQALEALPLVEERMRTVIDGQHATTELVQVFRNQTGARLEGRYLLRPSLDARVQGFAYYIGEERIEGEVLERQAARQVYDAVTTVRRDPAILEQTADGELTFRVFPIEPGEDKRVETTFGEWLRRQGEDVTYRVPLASPSASVEILLRDPRAREVRSPTHELAVEQIEGGLRIRARATGAHRGQLVLRYTIEEAPWTPSVWVHRDEGHSGYFVLSLAAPEGYADRVAPKDVTLVLDRSGSMAGQAIVNARQAASDVIRRLGASDRLNVIAFDDDVDPLFHQPRAADAAVRADALEFVARLSPGGGTDIGFALRRAIDAQGDSRGRPQVVIFLTDGQSDARTALEVAQRDRRDVRVFTVGVGDGVNRALLSRLAAVKRGTFTHIARATEIEAQVGHLYAQIAHPLLVDVSLDVEGATASRIYPRTLPDLFVDDELVIAGRFRGGEGALRFVVRGTVGGQPVQMHTSAQPEVSGRRAWVGRRWAVWRVDHLLEEIQLEGERPELRDEVVSLALAYDFVTPYTAFLAIPEREVTAAARGTLDAARAQRGQAAARHADAVALRTSGGGPGGGESVMRAEADMEESSRDVRPAALEGGAAGCASCTVGARRDLPLGALLLASLLLGLGLRRR, from the coding sequence ATGAGAACTGCAGCGACTCTGGGGGGCTTCTTGGCGCTGGTGAGCGCGGCGGCGTTCGCGCCGAGCGCGTCGGCGCAGACGGCGACGTTCACGATCCGGCTCCGCGCGGAGCTCGAGGTGCGCGACCCCGAGCGGCCGGCCCAGGCGCTCGAGGCGCTGCCGCTGGTCGAGGAGCGGATGCGCACGGTGATCGACGGGCAGCACGCCACGACGGAGCTGGTGCAGGTCTTCCGCAACCAGACCGGGGCGCGGCTCGAGGGGCGCTACCTGCTCCGGCCCTCGCTCGACGCGCGCGTCCAGGGCTTCGCCTACTACATCGGCGAGGAGCGCATCGAAGGCGAGGTCCTCGAGCGCCAGGCGGCGCGGCAGGTCTACGACGCGGTGACGACGGTGCGGCGCGACCCGGCCATCCTCGAGCAGACGGCGGATGGCGAGCTGACCTTCCGTGTCTTCCCCATCGAGCCGGGCGAGGACAAGCGGGTCGAGACGACGTTCGGCGAGTGGCTGCGGCGGCAGGGCGAAGACGTGACCTACCGCGTCCCGCTCGCCTCGCCGTCGGCCAGCGTGGAGATCCTGCTGCGCGATCCGCGGGCGCGCGAGGTGCGCTCCCCCACGCACGAGCTGGCCGTGGAGCAGATCGAGGGCGGCCTGCGCATCCGTGCCCGCGCGACGGGCGCACATCGAGGGCAGCTAGTGTTGCGATACACGATCGAGGAGGCGCCCTGGACGCCGAGCGTGTGGGTGCACCGAGACGAAGGCCACAGCGGCTACTTCGTGCTCTCGCTCGCCGCGCCCGAGGGCTACGCGGACCGGGTCGCGCCCAAGGACGTGACCCTCGTGCTCGACCGCTCGGGCAGCATGGCGGGCCAGGCCATCGTCAACGCGCGCCAGGCGGCGTCCGACGTGATCCGTCGCCTCGGCGCGTCCGACCGGCTCAACGTGATCGCCTTCGACGACGACGTCGACCCGCTCTTTCACCAGCCGCGCGCGGCGGACGCGGCGGTGCGCGCCGACGCGCTCGAGTTCGTCGCGCGGCTCTCGCCCGGGGGCGGCACGGACATCGGCTTCGCGCTCCGGCGCGCCATCGACGCGCAGGGCGACTCACGCGGCCGGCCGCAGGTCGTGATCTTCCTGACCGACGGGCAGTCCGATGCGCGGACCGCGCTCGAGGTCGCGCAGCGCGATCGGCGCGACGTGCGCGTCTTCACCGTCGGCGTCGGCGACGGCGTCAACCGCGCGCTGCTCTCGCGCCTCGCCGCGGTCAAGCGCGGCACGTTCACCCACATCGCGCGCGCCACCGAGATCGAGGCGCAGGTGGGGCACCTCTACGCGCAGATCGCGCACCCGCTGCTCGTGGACGTCTCGCTCGACGTGGAGGGCGCGACGGCGAGCCGGATCTACCCGCGCACGCTGCCCGACCTCTTCGTGGACGACGAGCTGGTGATCGCGGGGCGGTTCCGGGGCGGCGAGGGCGCGCTCCGCTTCGTCGTGCGCGGCACGGTCGGCGGCCAGCCGGTGCAGATGCACACCAGCGCGCAGCCCGAGGTCAGCGGGCGCCGCGCCTGGGTCGGGCGCCGCTGGGCGGTGTGGCGCGTCGACCACCTGCTCGAGGAGATCCAGCTCGAGGGCGAGCGGCCGGAGCTGCGCGACGAGGTGGTCTCGCTCGCCCTCGCCTACGACTTCGTCACGCCCTACACGGCGTTCCTGGCCATCCCCGAGCGCGAGGTGACGGCGGCGGCGCGGGGCACGCTCGACGCGGCGCGCGCGCAGCGAGGACAGGCGGCGGCGCGGCACGCGGACGCGGTGGCGCTGCGCACCTCGGGAGGCGGCCCCGGGGGAGGGGAGAGCGTGATGCGGGCGGAGGCGGACATGGAGGAGTCGAGCAGGGACGTTCGCCCCGCGGCGCTCGAAGGCGGCGCGGCCGGCTGCGCCTCGTGCACGGTCGGCGCGCGGCGCGACCTGCCGCTCGGCGCGCTGCTCCTCGCGTCGCTCCTGCTCGGGCTGGGGCTGCGGCGGCGCTGA
- a CDS encoding tetratricopeptide repeat protein: MGAEHTSFVGREAELAALDDAGEVVVVTGPAGVGKSRLVGRWVESMGRATARADLGAARDLEDALRRVARALSLRFGPGDGDRVERVVERVGEVLASRAPIVLWLDDADAVVQSLGDAVTAWRERGVTIALTSRRAKLEAPHRAVSLAPLGRPEALALLIDRARRVRPDFQPSEAQRRSLEALVERVDAIPLAVELIAPRLRLLSPARLLARLEAGRTGPGDALRDALDRSFELLSPWERDALAQCTVFRDGFDVEAAEAVLDLGEGAPDALTLLESLVDQSLLRTESVPELPDEVRVRFFGAVRERAAETLSDPAPVEGRHVAYFVEAAERWDAGIESPDEVACTAHLVVDLPNLEAALERADDEAAARLGLVLHVAYQRRGPFSRQSELVARVRALAETLCDDRLLARAELAAARVARWSQELDASERALARAMDAARRSGDVETEAGCARNLAANAFRAGDAEGFERHLRHALEAARRSGRPSDEVNALNGLGWLHADRGETDEARRTLESALELATRTRIPGLVALCHGSLSATMLRAERFEAAERHATAAIEAYESLGYLRQWALEHLVRAEARLWADDLAGAHEDADAALERARFLGLKAPLARALGIRGKVAFFEQDFGAARDALERAASQLAGSPEAARLWSYAGAARAMMGHPEAAEEAFARGDALAGLLRGFARVAAAKAAAARGEPVDLSDLPSAGEGLEERRALELLASVARAVAPGREVSQVRMEVADGAGWFRLEGEGEGVDLTRRRALRGILRALVDHKTDPSRAPLGLDEVLEAGWPGEKMSPESGARRVYVTINRLRKLGLGELLLTTGDGYALAPRVDVVRV; this comes from the coding sequence GTGGGCGCCGAGCACACCTCGTTCGTGGGCCGCGAGGCGGAGCTCGCGGCGCTCGACGACGCGGGCGAGGTCGTCGTCGTCACCGGTCCGGCCGGCGTCGGGAAGAGCCGGCTCGTCGGTCGCTGGGTCGAGTCGATGGGACGCGCGACGGCGCGGGCCGATCTGGGCGCGGCCCGAGATCTGGAGGACGCGCTCCGGCGCGTGGCCCGCGCGCTGAGCCTGCGCTTCGGCCCGGGCGACGGCGATCGGGTGGAGCGCGTGGTCGAGCGGGTGGGCGAGGTCCTGGCCTCGCGCGCGCCGATCGTGCTCTGGCTCGACGACGCCGACGCGGTCGTGCAGAGCCTCGGCGACGCCGTCACCGCCTGGCGCGAGCGCGGCGTGACCATCGCGCTCACCTCGCGCCGCGCGAAGCTCGAGGCGCCCCACCGCGCGGTCTCGCTCGCGCCCCTCGGCCGGCCGGAGGCGCTGGCGCTGTTGATCGATCGCGCGCGGCGCGTGCGGCCCGACTTCCAGCCCAGCGAGGCCCAGCGACGGAGCCTGGAGGCGCTCGTCGAGCGGGTCGACGCGATCCCTCTCGCGGTGGAGCTGATCGCGCCGCGGCTGAGGCTGCTCTCCCCCGCCCGGCTGCTCGCGCGCCTCGAGGCGGGGCGCACGGGGCCCGGGGACGCGCTCCGGGACGCGCTCGACCGCTCCTTCGAGCTGCTCTCACCCTGGGAGCGCGACGCGCTCGCGCAGTGCACGGTCTTCCGGGACGGCTTCGACGTGGAGGCGGCGGAGGCGGTGCTCGACCTCGGAGAGGGCGCGCCGGACGCGCTGACCCTGCTCGAGTCGCTGGTCGACCAGTCCCTGCTGCGCACCGAGAGCGTGCCGGAGCTCCCGGACGAGGTCCGCGTGCGCTTCTTCGGGGCGGTGCGCGAGCGCGCGGCGGAGACGCTCTCCGATCCCGCGCCGGTCGAGGGACGACACGTGGCCTACTTCGTCGAGGCGGCGGAGCGCTGGGACGCGGGCATCGAGAGCCCGGACGAGGTCGCGTGCACGGCGCACCTGGTAGTGGATCTCCCCAACCTGGAGGCGGCGCTCGAGCGCGCGGACGACGAGGCCGCCGCGCGCCTCGGGCTCGTGCTGCACGTGGCCTATCAGCGGCGCGGGCCCTTCTCGCGCCAGTCCGAGCTCGTCGCGCGGGTGCGCGCGCTGGCCGAGACGCTCTGCGACGATCGCCTGCTCGCCCGCGCGGAGCTGGCCGCGGCCCGGGTCGCGCGCTGGTCCCAGGAGCTCGACGCATCCGAGCGGGCGCTCGCGCGGGCGATGGACGCGGCCCGACGCTCGGGCGACGTCGAGACCGAGGCCGGCTGCGCCCGCAACCTCGCGGCGAACGCCTTCCGGGCCGGAGACGCGGAGGGCTTCGAGCGGCACCTGCGCCACGCGCTCGAGGCCGCGCGCCGGAGCGGCCGCCCCAGCGACGAGGTCAACGCGCTCAACGGGCTCGGCTGGCTCCACGCGGACCGGGGCGAGACGGACGAGGCGCGGCGCACGCTCGAGAGCGCGCTCGAGCTCGCCACGCGCACCCGGATCCCGGGCCTCGTCGCGCTGTGTCACGGCTCGCTGTCGGCCACGATGCTGCGCGCCGAGCGCTTCGAGGCGGCGGAGCGGCACGCCACGGCCGCGATCGAGGCCTACGAGAGCCTCGGCTATCTGCGGCAGTGGGCGCTCGAGCACCTGGTGCGCGCCGAGGCGCGGCTCTGGGCGGACGACCTGGCCGGCGCGCACGAGGACGCCGACGCGGCCCTCGAGCGCGCGCGCTTCCTGGGGCTGAAGGCGCCGCTCGCGCGCGCGCTGGGGATCCGGGGCAAGGTGGCGTTCTTCGAGCAGGACTTCGGCGCCGCGCGGGACGCGCTGGAGAGGGCCGCGAGCCAGCTCGCCGGCAGCCCCGAGGCGGCGCGGCTCTGGTCCTACGCCGGCGCCGCGCGCGCGATGATGGGTCACCCCGAGGCGGCGGAGGAGGCGTTCGCGCGGGGCGACGCGCTGGCCGGGCTCCTGCGCGGCTTCGCCCGGGTCGCGGCGGCCAAGGCGGCGGCGGCGCGCGGCGAGCCGGTGGACCTGAGCGATCTCCCGAGCGCGGGGGAGGGGCTCGAGGAGCGCCGCGCGCTCGAGCTCCTGGCCAGCGTGGCCCGCGCCGTCGCGCCCGGCCGCGAGGTCTCGCAGGTCCGCATGGAGGTGGCGGACGGCGCGGGCTGGTTCCGGCTCGAGGGCGAAGGCGAGGGCGTGGACCTGACCCGCCGCCGCGCGCTCCGGGGCATCCTGCGCGCGCTCGTCGACCACAAGACCGACCCGAGCCGCGCGCCGCTCGGCCTGGACGAGGTGCTCGAGGCGGGCTGGCCGGGCGAGAAGATGTCCCCCGAGTCGGGCGCGCGCCGCGTCTACGTGACCATCAACCGCCTCCGCAAGCTCGGCCTGGGCGAGCTCCTGCTCACGACCGGCGACGGCTACGCGCTCGCGCCGCGGGTCGACGTGGTCCGCGTCTGA